A region of Aquarana catesbeiana isolate 2022-GZ linkage group LG08, ASM4218655v1, whole genome shotgun sequence DNA encodes the following proteins:
- the LOC141104926 gene encoding uncharacterized protein gives MSVTINVLLYIQSGNLGDDNIDIKEEYKEEDEEYGVMEEFSEGHKDMMEPPNTRNPPERCPRPLYSRDSTQEGHTIPHHHQSGNLRDSKVEVKEEIKEEDGVMEKSEIPEGHKDLYQDTMVESSRYRNPPERCPRPLYSRDSTQEGHTIPHCYKSGDPIDIEFEVKSEEEETYVRDEQQSMEEDGITGTFIEEDTPTEISTGGSLTLNPFLHPYCSLIGPE, from the exons ATGTCtgttacaattaatgttttattatatattcagagtggaaaccttggggatgataatattgatattaaagaagagtataaagaggaggatgaggagtatggagtgatggaggagttttcagaaggacacaaggatatgatggagccacccaataccaggaacccaccagagagatgtccccgtcctctgtattcccgggattccacacaggaaggtcacaccatccctcaccatcatcag agtggaaacctgagagattctaaagttgaggttaaagaagagataaaagaggaagaTGGGGTGATGGAGAAGTCAGAGATTCCAGaaggacacaaagatctgtaccaggacaccatggtggagtcatccagatacagaaacccaccagagagatgtcctcgtcctctgtattcccgggattccacacaggaaggtcacaccatccctcattgttacaag agtggagatccaatcgatatagaatttgaggttaaatcagaagaagaagagacgtatgtgagggatgagcagcagtctatggaggaggatggaataacggggacatttatagaggaggacactcctacagagatcagcacaggtgggtcattaacactaaatccattcctccacccatactgctcactgattggtccagagtag
- the LOC141104855 gene encoding uncharacterized protein has protein sequence MRKTSEDCLTLSPDCKVEDEDITQYSPGENPTTSNVHPAPHSVDEPSYSSYPEEPQTVRDGAGPSYSSYPEEPQTVRDGAGPSYSSYPEEPQTVRDGAGPSYSSYPEEPQTVRDGAGPSYSSYPEEPQTVRGGAILPTHKRFPCTERGKPLCLKSHLVEHERSHTNDNPYSCPECGKCFSLKSSLYTHQRSHTGEKPYSCPECGKCFSRTSYLYTHQRSHTGEKPYSCPECRKCFSHKSSLNSHQRSHKGEKPYSCPECGKCFSQKSGLNYHQKSHTGEKPHSCPECGKCYSEKAHLYKHLRSHTGEKPYSCLECGKCFSLKSSLSAHQKLHTGEKPFSCPECGKCFIEKSKLDRHRRSHTGEKPHSCPECGKCFSELSHLSRHQSLHTGEKPYSCPECGKYFSQKSSLYKHQRSHTGEKPYSCPVCGKCFSLKFNLSVHQRSHTGEKPLSCPECGKCFSCKSSLSRHRRSHTGEKPYSCPE, from the coding sequence atgaggaaaacctcagaggattgtctcactttgtctccagactgtaaagtagaagatgaggacatcacacagtatagtccaggagaaaacccgactacctcaaatgtccatccggcaccacacagtgtagatgaaccatcgtattcctcttatcctgaggaacctcagactgtgcgggacggtgccggaccatcgtattcctcttatcctgaggaacctcagactgtgcgggacggtgccggaccatcgtattcctcttatcctgaggaacctcagactgtgcgggacggtgccggaccatcgtattcctcttatcctgaggaacctcagactgtgagggacggtgccggaccatcgtattcctcttatcccgaggaacctcagactgtgaggggtGGTGCCATCCTTCCAACACATAAGAGGTTTCCCTGTACTGAACGCGGGAAGCCTTTATGTTTAAAATCCCATCTAGTTGAGCATGAAAGATCTCACACAAATGACaacccatattcctgtcctgagtgcgggaaatgtttttcactgaagtccagtctttacacacatcagagatctcacacgggggagaagccgtattcctgccctgagtgcgggaaatgtttttcacggacgtcctatctttacacacatcagagatcgcacacgggggagaagccgtattcctgtcctgagtgcaggaaatgtttttcacacaagtcTAGCCTTAACTCCCATCAGAGATCTCACaaaggggagaagccgtattcctgtcctgagtgcgggaaatgtttttcacagaagtctggtCTTAACTaccatcagaaatctcacacgggagagaagccacattcctgtcctgaatgcgggaaatgttattCAGAGAAGGCCCATCTTTACAAACAtctgaggtctcacacgggggagaagccgtattcctgtcttgagtgcgggaaatgtttttcactgaagtccagtctttccgcacatcagaaattgcacacgggcgagaagccattttcctgccctgagtgtggaaaatgttttataGAAAAATCAAAACTTGACAGACATCGgaggtctcacacgggtgagaagccgcattcctgtcctgaatgcggaaaatgtttttcagagctGTCCCACCTTTCCAGACATCAGAGCttgcacacgggagagaagccgtattcctgtcctgagtgcgggaaatatttttcacagaagtccagtctttacaaacaccagagatctcacacaggggagaagccgtattcctgtcctgtgtgtgggaaatgtttttcactgaagtttAATCTTtccgtacatcagagatctcacacgggggagaagccactttcctgtcctgagtgtgggaaatgtttttcatgtaagtccagtctttccagacatcggagatctcacacgggggagaagccgtattcctgtcctgagtga